In one window of Maribacter sp. BPC-D8 DNA:
- a CDS encoding monovalent cation:proton antiporter-2 (CPA2) family protein — protein sequence MTGSLLFDAIVFLLGAIICVSIAKKLGLSSVIGYLMAGVIIGPYVLGFIGEEGEDILHFAEFGVVVMLFLIGLEIEPKNFWNMRKTIAGLGGLQVGGTMVLSYLFFILLDFDWKVALVISMAVALSSTAIAMQTIKEKGLMETTFGNSAFSILLFQDIIVIFMLGAIPLLSNTDAAATTDTHEASSNLLDGLPMGYQTLAIILSVALIIGAGQYLIVPMLRKVAQTGVRELLIASALLIVFSISFLMEYVGLSPALGAFLGGVVLSNSEYKHELESTLEPFKNLLLGLFFIAVGASINFVVIAKMPLTIGGILIAVILIKALVLFAIGTVFKMKLDQKLLLTFGLAQIGEFAFVLLSFAFQLNILEQEQMDILLVITALTMSLTPIISIINERLILPKIGTKESIKRPMDHIAKSQNVILVGFGHFGSTVGRFLRSHGIEATILDHDSNRVDFLRKMGFEVYYGDATRIDLLESAGIAQAKILICAIDNPSVTKEITKMVKEKYPHVELMIRAQNRYDAYELLNMGMENIYRESLDTSLSLAKDVLSKLGFRKYTLNQQVQNFIKYDETSLRRLAAETKGEENYIFKARKELEEQQKLLEEDFKRGIVEYDNHWDSESIRKVLENQQDNNPTST from the coding sequence TATTCTTCATTTTGCTGAATTCGGGGTGGTGGTTATGCTATTCTTAATCGGACTTGAAATTGAGCCAAAGAATTTCTGGAATATGCGTAAGACTATTGCAGGTTTAGGCGGATTACAGGTTGGTGGAACCATGGTATTATCTTACCTATTTTTTATACTATTAGATTTTGATTGGAAAGTTGCTTTGGTTATTTCTATGGCGGTAGCGCTATCATCCACTGCAATTGCCATGCAGACCATAAAAGAGAAAGGGTTGATGGAAACTACCTTTGGTAATTCTGCCTTTTCTATACTATTATTCCAAGATATCATTGTTATTTTCATGTTGGGAGCCATTCCGTTGCTTTCAAATACAGATGCGGCAGCTACTACCGATACCCATGAAGCCAGCAGCAATCTTTTAGATGGTTTACCAATGGGCTACCAAACACTTGCCATTATATTATCGGTGGCATTGATTATTGGTGCAGGCCAGTACTTAATAGTTCCGATGTTAAGAAAAGTAGCACAAACCGGAGTTCGGGAACTATTAATTGCATCTGCACTATTAATAGTATTCAGTATTTCTTTTTTAATGGAATATGTAGGACTATCGCCTGCTTTAGGAGCATTCTTAGGTGGGGTAGTGCTATCTAATAGCGAATATAAACATGAGCTAGAAAGTACCTTAGAACCTTTTAAAAACTTGCTATTAGGGTTATTTTTTATTGCCGTTGGCGCTTCTATAAATTTTGTGGTTATTGCCAAAATGCCTTTGACGATTGGTGGAATATTAATTGCCGTAATTTTAATTAAAGCATTGGTTCTATTTGCTATAGGCACCGTGTTTAAAATGAAACTGGATCAGAAATTGTTACTGACCTTCGGCTTGGCGCAAATTGGTGAATTTGCCTTCGTACTTCTTTCATTTGCTTTTCAGTTGAATATTCTAGAACAAGAACAAATGGATATTTTATTGGTAATTACAGCATTAACAATGTCATTAACACCAATTATAAGCATCATAAACGAACGATTAATTTTACCCAAAATTGGCACAAAAGAATCTATTAAAAGACCCATGGATCACATTGCAAAATCGCAAAATGTCATACTTGTAGGTTTCGGTCATTTTGGTAGTACAGTAGGTCGTTTTCTAAGATCTCATGGTATAGAAGCCACAATTTTAGATCATGATTCTAACCGTGTTGACTTTCTTCGTAAAATGGGGTTTGAGGTGTATTACGGCGACGCCACACGTATAGATTTATTAGAATCTGCAGGCATTGCACAGGCTAAAATATTAATATGTGCTATTGACAACCCTAGTGTTACCAAAGAAATTACAAAAATGGTAAAAGAAAAGTACCCACATGTTGAACTCATGATTAGGGCGCAGAACAGATATGACGCCTACGAGTTATTGAATATGGGTATGGAGAACATTTATCGAGAATCTTTAGATACGTCACTTTCATTAGCTAAAGATGTGTTGAGCAAACTTGGTTTTAGAAAATATACCTTGAACCAACAAGTACAGAATTTCATTAAATATGATGAAACGAGTTTAAGAAGATTGGCAGCTGAAACAAAGGGAGAAGAGAACTATATTTTTAAAGCTCGTAAAGAATTAGAGGAGCAACAAAAATTATTAGAAGAAGATTTCAAAAGAGGCATTGTTGAGTATGATAACCATTGGGATAGCGAATCTATCAGAAAAGTATTAGAGAATCAGCAAGATAATAATCCGACTTCAACCTAA